In one Nicotiana tomentosiformis chromosome 6, ASM39032v3, whole genome shotgun sequence genomic region, the following are encoded:
- the LOC104113451 gene encoding F-box/FBD/LRR-repeat protein At5g56420-like isoform X1 — MEGTDQIFQLPQPILDHILSFFAIKDAAKTSTLSKVWNSVWTSLSSLNFGDNYFRQSKNIVDQILANRLNQNISIKRFKVNVPNYRSKDVDNWIEILVTCNIKELFLEVGIYTYNKLPEVVFDAKALNVLSLRGFKLELPSGGIKFSSLRELYLVDSFLDEQLLQALCKICIHLEVLSLSGFHGLMSLQVSGTLPKLRTVKLLYYPPKFKMVDIVAPNLKDLYISSFGQDLRVINITACKSVKHLKLTSVAVTDQWLEDLFSNLSNLEICYLFSCSSLKIIKISSYRLKLLKVVACYNLIAIDLDTPNLLRITSDVHHGKEELLFKLKASQLLEAKIKLIPGPEDLDTHWYSKLANSLVNFNHSRAITLSCDEDKVIVIPKDMRENLFPPLSGPKGLHIKIMDWSNYSVVDVVDSLLWMSPQLDTLSVYQGRDLKSVIKFTYRDEDEADDEDEKPCCASLPWKCWKHELKKVKLQNFTCTELEKLRNYFLSNTDILEKIIEDPP, encoded by the exons ATGGAAGGGACGGATCAAATTTTCCAGTTGCCACAGCCAATTTTGGACCACATTCTGTCTTTTTTTGCTATTAAAGATGCTGCAAAAACTAGTACATTGTCCAAGGTTTGGAACAGTGTTTGGACTTCCCTTTCCTCCTTAAATTTTGGTGATAATTATTTTCGTCAGTCCAAAAATATTGTGGATCAAATTCTAGCAAATCGGCTAAACCAGAACATCTCTATAAAAAGGTTCAAGGTAAATGTACCAAATTATCGATCAAAGGATGTGGATAATTGGATTGAAATACTGGTAACCTGTAATATCAAAGAGCTGTTTTTAGAGGTTGGCATATACACTTACAACAAGTTACCTGAAGTAGTCTTTGATGCCAAAGCTTTAAACGTGCTTAGTTTACGTGGATTTAAGCTTGAATTACCCTCGGGTGGCATAAAGTTTTCATCTTTGCGAGAGTTATACCTTGTTGATTCATTTTTGGACGAGCAATTACTTCAAGCTCTATGCAAAATTTGTATCCATTTAGAAGTTTTGTCTTTAAGTGGATTTCATGGACTAATGAGTTTACAAGTTTCAGGAACTTTACCTAAACTAAGGACGGTAAAGTTGCTATATTACCCTCCTAAATTCAAGATGGTTGATATTGTAGCACCTAATCTTAAAGACCTTTACATTAGCTCCTTCGGTCAGGACCTACGTGTAATTAACATAACTGCTTGCAAATCCGTAAAGCATTTGAAGCTCACTTCTGTGGCTGTCACTGACCAATGGTTAGAGGACCTTTTCTCCAATCTATCTAACCTTGAAATCTGTTACTTATTTTCTTGTTCGTCGTTGAAGATTATTAAGATTTCAAGCTACCGGCTTAAGCTTCTGAAAGTAGTCGCGTGCTATAATCTGATTGCGATTGATCTGGATACACCTAACTTATTAAGGATCACTTCTGATGTTCATCATGGAAAAGAGGAACTCTTGTTCAAACTGAAAGCTTCGCAATTGCTGGAAGCTAAGATCAAATTGATTCCAGGTCCAGAAGACCTTGACACTCATTGGTACTCTAAGCTCGCGAATTCTCTTGTTAACTTTAATCATTCCAGGGCTATTACACTAAGCTGCGACGAAGACAAG GTGATAGTTATACCAAAAGACATGAGAGAAAACTTGTTTCCTCCACTCTCTGGTCCTAAGGGTTTGCACATTAAAATTATGGATTGGTCGAATTATTCAGTTGTGGACGTTGTTGATAGTTTGCTTTGGATGTCTCCTCAACTGGACACCTTATCTGTTTACCAGGGTCGAGACTTAAAGAGCGTGATCAAG TTTACATACagagatgaagatgaagctgaTGATGAAGACGAGAAACCTTGTTGTGCATCTCTACCTTGGAAATGTTGGAAGCATGAGTTAAAGAAAGTTAAATTGCAGAACTTTACATGTACGGAGCTAGAGAAGCTGAGAAACTATTTTCTCTCAAATACAGATATATTGGAGAAGATAATTGAAGATCCACCATAA
- the LOC104113451 gene encoding uncharacterized protein isoform X2 gives MEGTDQIFQLPQPILDHILSFFAIKDAAKTSTFSFGQDLRVINITACKSVKHLKLTSVAVTDQWLEDLFSNLSNLEICYLFSCSSLKIIKISSYRLKLLKVVACYNLIAIDLDTPNLLRITSDVHHGKEELLFKLKASQLLEAKIKLIPGPEDLDTHWYSKLANSLVNFNHSRAITLSCDEDKVIVIPKDMRENLFPPLSGPKGLHIKIMDWSNYSVVDVVDSLLWMSPQLDTLSVYQGRDLKSVIKFTYRDEDEADDEDEKPCCASLPWKCWKHELKKVKLQNFTCTELEKLRNYFLSNTDILEKIIEDPP, from the exons ATGGAAGGGACGGATCAAATTTTCCAGTTGCCACAGCCAATTTTGGACCACATTCTGTCTTTTTTTGCTATTAAAGATGCTGCAAAAACTAGTACATT CTCCTTCGGTCAGGACCTACGTGTAATTAACATAACTGCTTGCAAATCCGTAAAGCATTTGAAGCTCACTTCTGTGGCTGTCACTGACCAATGGTTAGAGGACCTTTTCTCCAATCTATCTAACCTTGAAATCTGTTACTTATTTTCTTGTTCGTCGTTGAAGATTATTAAGATTTCAAGCTACCGGCTTAAGCTTCTGAAAGTAGTCGCGTGCTATAATCTGATTGCGATTGATCTGGATACACCTAACTTATTAAGGATCACTTCTGATGTTCATCATGGAAAAGAGGAACTCTTGTTCAAACTGAAAGCTTCGCAATTGCTGGAAGCTAAGATCAAATTGATTCCAGGTCCAGAAGACCTTGACACTCATTGGTACTCTAAGCTCGCGAATTCTCTTGTTAACTTTAATCATTCCAGGGCTATTACACTAAGCTGCGACGAAGACAAG GTGATAGTTATACCAAAAGACATGAGAGAAAACTTGTTTCCTCCACTCTCTGGTCCTAAGGGTTTGCACATTAAAATTATGGATTGGTCGAATTATTCAGTTGTGGACGTTGTTGATAGTTTGCTTTGGATGTCTCCTCAACTGGACACCTTATCTGTTTACCAGGGTCGAGACTTAAAGAGCGTGATCAAG TTTACATACagagatgaagatgaagctgaTGATGAAGACGAGAAACCTTGTTGTGCATCTCTACCTTGGAAATGTTGGAAGCATGAGTTAAAGAAAGTTAAATTGCAGAACTTTACATGTACGGAGCTAGAGAAGCTGAGAAACTATTTTCTCTCAAATACAGATATATTGGAGAAGATAATTGAAGATCCACCATAA